A section of the Pseudanabaena mucicola str. Chao 1806 genome encodes:
- the thiO gene encoding glycine oxidase ThiO: protein MPDVLIIGGGIIGLSTAIALSQKGASVTVVERDICGQGATWAAAGMLAPEAERLEGSLLGFGIRSRDMYPQWIANLMRLSGLDCGYWCCGMIAPSIEESDHQIIAKYPQYISREESHKRQSGLGEVVLGSLWLPEDGQVNNRKLTQALLTAARSLSIKILEGVNVYQIVRDHQRVTHLDTSVGKLQSDRYVLATGAWTRSLLPLPVKPIKGQMLSVFDRDRQLQRVIYAPSCYIVPRQDGTIVIGATVEDKGFEQGITAVGITQLLNRAISVYPAIANMPITETWWGFRPYAPDEIPILGASDYENLVLATGHYRNGILFAPITAKLISDFIIDGITDPIFQ from the coding sequence ATGCCTGACGTTTTAATAATTGGTGGTGGCATTATTGGCTTGTCAACAGCGATCGCCCTTTCGCAAAAGGGAGCCAGTGTCACTGTTGTTGAGCGTGATATCTGTGGGCAAGGCGCAACATGGGCGGCGGCGGGAATGCTTGCTCCTGAAGCCGAACGCCTTGAAGGATCACTCTTAGGATTTGGGATTCGTAGCCGAGATATGTATCCGCAATGGATTGCTAATCTAATGCGCTTATCAGGGCTAGATTGTGGCTATTGGTGCTGTGGCATGATTGCCCCCAGTATCGAAGAAAGCGATCATCAAATAATTGCTAAATATCCTCAATACATCAGTCGAGAAGAATCCCATAAACGTCAATCAGGCTTAGGTGAAGTGGTTTTAGGTTCTCTCTGGCTCCCAGAAGATGGACAGGTGAACAATCGCAAACTCACGCAGGCTTTATTAACTGCGGCGCGATCTCTATCGATCAAAATTCTCGAAGGTGTTAACGTATATCAAATTGTCCGTGATCATCAACGAGTTACTCATCTTGATACTAGTGTTGGCAAATTGCAAAGCGATCGCTATGTTTTGGCAACGGGCGCATGGACGCGATCGCTGCTGCCTTTACCAGTTAAACCAATTAAGGGACAGATGCTATCGGTATTTGATCGCGATCGGCAATTGCAACGTGTCATCTATGCACCGAGTTGTTATATAGTGCCGCGCCAAGATGGCACAATCGTTATCGGTGCAACAGTTGAGGATAAAGGCTTTGAGCAGGGTATTACTGCCGTAGGTATCACACAATTATTAAATAGAGCGATCTCTGTCTATCCTGCGATCGCGAATATGCCCATCACGGAAACATGGTGGGGATTCCGTCCCTACGCCCCCGATGAAATTCCTATTTTAGGAGCTAGTGATTACGAAAACCTAGTTTTAGCCACAGGACATTATCGCAATGGTATTCTCTTTGCCCCAATCACAGCTAAGCTAATTTCCGACTTCATTATCGATGGCATCACCGATCCTATTTTTCAATAA
- a CDS encoding class I SAM-dependent methyltransferase, with the protein MQLVSMQRTRLDNSDDALFYEYPRFVTHVDDRFIEQLTDLYRQRLKPHTCILDLMSSWVSHLPPEIEFAHVEGHGMNAEELARNPRLDHYFVQNLNKQQLLPFADRSFDAVLNTVSVQYLQYPEAVFAEIYRILKVGGIAIISFSNRMFYQKAIQAWRDGSESDRTKLIYKYFASVPKGFTKPELVANIPPSSPFLAMLGMASSDPFYAVVATRCS; encoded by the coding sequence ATGCAACTTGTTTCTATGCAACGGACTAGGCTTGATAACTCTGATGATGCCTTATTTTACGAATATCCACGGTTTGTTACCCATGTAGACGATCGCTTTATTGAGCAGCTTACCGATCTATATCGTCAAAGGTTAAAACCCCATACGTGCATTCTTGACTTGATGAGTAGCTGGGTATCCCATTTGCCACCAGAAATAGAATTTGCCCATGTAGAGGGGCATGGGATGAATGCCGAGGAGTTAGCCCGTAACCCACGATTAGATCACTATTTTGTCCAAAATTTAAACAAGCAACAACTATTGCCTTTCGCAGATCGATCCTTTGATGCTGTACTAAATACTGTCTCGGTGCAATATTTGCAATATCCTGAAGCAGTATTTGCTGAGATCTATCGCATTCTGAAGGTTGGGGGCATTGCGATTATTAGCTTCTCAAATCGGATGTTTTATCAAAAGGCAATTCAAGCATGGCGTGATGGCTCTGAAAGCGATCGCACCAAGCTGATTTACAAATACTTTGCCTCTGTTCCCAAGGGCTTTACCAAACCTGAATTAGTAGCAAATATTCCCCCTAGCTCACCGTTTTTGGCAATGCTAGGGATGGCAAGCAGCGATCCGTTTTATGCTGTAGTAGCAACTCGTTGTAGTTGA
- the crtR gene encoding beta-carotene hydroxylase, whose protein sequence is MQQQGNALTVPIGLMGAAQGFNPTVLLLLGSIVLATASTTGYWVWGWDHWLVFVCNFSSLYVLGTVIHDACHGVAHPNRIVNAAIGHISAILQGFVFPVFTRVHMQHHAHVNDEEDDPDHFVSTGGPLWLIAARFFYHEVFFFQRRLWRNYELLEWAISRSIVVAMIIFGYYHGFLGYMMNFWFVPAAVMGLLLGLFFDYLPHRPFVERSRWKNARVYPGRFLNILLLGQNYHLIHHLWPNVPWYYYESAYYQMKPLLDANGSPQTLGLFKMPDLAGFIYDIFLGIRFHHKHK, encoded by the coding sequence ATGCAGCAGCAGGGCAACGCCCTAACTGTTCCAATCGGTCTGATGGGTGCAGCGCAGGGATTTAATCCAACAGTACTACTGCTACTCGGCTCGATCGTTTTAGCAACCGCATCGACAACAGGGTATTGGGTATGGGGCTGGGATCACTGGCTAGTATTTGTTTGTAATTTTTCGTCTCTCTATGTATTGGGGACGGTGATTCATGATGCCTGTCATGGAGTGGCTCATCCAAATCGGATTGTGAATGCAGCGATCGGACATATTTCGGCGATATTACAAGGCTTTGTGTTTCCTGTATTTACCCGTGTTCACATGCAACACCATGCTCATGTGAATGATGAAGAGGATGATCCTGACCATTTCGTTTCTACAGGTGGTCCCCTATGGTTAATTGCTGCTCGTTTTTTCTATCATGAAGTTTTCTTTTTTCAGCGTCGTCTCTGGCGTAATTACGAATTGTTGGAATGGGCTATAAGTCGCTCAATCGTTGTAGCAATGATCATCTTTGGCTATTATCATGGATTTTTGGGCTATATGATGAACTTCTGGTTTGTTCCTGCCGCAGTAATGGGACTATTGCTAGGTTTATTTTTCGATTATCTTCCCCATCGTCCTTTTGTAGAGCGATCACGCTGGAAAAATGCCAGAGTTTACCCTGGTAGATTTCTCAATATTCTTTTGCTAGGTCAGAACTATCACCTCATACATCACCTCTGGCCAAATGTACCTTGGTATTACTACGAGAGTGCCTATTACCAAATGAAACCATTACTCGATGCTAATGGTTCTCCGCAAACTCTCGGATTGTTCAAGATGCCTGATTTAGCTGGTTTTATCTACGACATCTTCTTAGGTATTCGTTTTCACCACAAGCACAAATAA